A genomic segment from Sorangium aterium encodes:
- a CDS encoding AAA family ATPase has product MSAEQDRPAGPPAPNQALLDVLDAVERWIDASPEQRQAAGAHAIERWTLLASERGIVRGAANDNAADRPRDDATAQLQRAREALLSRCSEGLDGDTGKDARALARAGKALARAAELESARGLVLGVRPKTGTAILEPLPEQLWLVKDLQWCAGRPAMLIAAAGSGKTIVCQSAAVSLAAGRPLFGWFWGPPRSRDVRVLHLDYEQGDYATRRRYQKIVRGMGLNAEELERVQRNLNLLCFPQIYLTSKNAEAEFKRAVDGVDLCIIDSLRVACRGLDENDSAIRDAIDIMTRVSQATGCAFLVVHHAGKSSGQKRDARELGRGSSAIFDASGSVLNLCLDGDGDEKGAGAAQREEIAIDCPKCGGSGSLPQYESVEGGVCFGCKGQGKVWRSGPATTKQSAPAAADPRRRVEMSKASAEGDGMRLEPFYLRFVDVAEGDNLLAGVRVEYRTEEQIKGPPEQPGDKLEAVKAKVLKLILEETRAGRPIAGKVVLAEKLGGRRANVSAAVDELIAEGIILDKPEKSGRGPGKSRLWAYVGSDGAEPGERRQPPTDAPTIGDPSDV; this is encoded by the coding sequence ATGAGCGCGGAGCAGGACCGACCCGCAGGGCCGCCCGCGCCGAACCAAGCGCTCCTCGACGTGCTCGACGCCGTCGAGCGCTGGATCGATGCCTCACCCGAGCAGCGACAAGCCGCGGGGGCGCACGCGATCGAGCGCTGGACGCTCCTCGCGAGCGAGCGCGGGATCGTTCGCGGCGCGGCCAACGACAACGCGGCGGACCGTCCAAGGGACGATGCGACCGCGCAACTCCAACGCGCGCGAGAGGCCCTGCTGTCGCGCTGCTCGGAAGGCCTCGACGGCGACACCGGCAAGGATGCTCGCGCCCTCGCGAGGGCGGGCAAGGCGCTCGCAAGGGCGGCGGAGCTCGAGTCGGCGCGGGGGCTCGTCCTCGGCGTTCGCCCGAAGACTGGCACGGCGATCCTCGAGCCGCTCCCCGAGCAGCTCTGGCTCGTGAAGGATCTTCAGTGGTGCGCCGGCCGCCCCGCGATGCTCATCGCCGCGGCGGGGAGCGGCAAGACGATCGTCTGCCAGAGCGCGGCCGTATCCCTCGCCGCTGGGCGCCCGCTGTTCGGGTGGTTCTGGGGGCCGCCCCGCTCGCGGGACGTGCGCGTGCTGCACCTCGACTACGAGCAGGGCGACTACGCGACGCGCCGGCGCTACCAGAAGATCGTGCGCGGGATGGGCCTCAACGCCGAGGAGCTCGAGCGCGTCCAGCGCAACCTGAACCTGCTCTGCTTCCCGCAGATCTACCTGACCTCGAAGAACGCAGAGGCCGAGTTCAAGCGCGCGGTCGACGGCGTGGACCTCTGCATCATCGACTCGCTGCGGGTGGCCTGCCGGGGGCTGGACGAGAACGACAGCGCGATCCGCGACGCGATCGACATCATGACGCGCGTGTCGCAGGCGACCGGCTGCGCGTTCCTGGTGGTTCACCACGCGGGCAAGTCCTCGGGGCAGAAGCGCGACGCGCGGGAGCTCGGCCGGGGCAGCTCGGCCATCTTCGACGCGAGCGGGTCGGTCCTGAACCTGTGCCTCGACGGCGACGGCGACGAGAAGGGCGCCGGGGCTGCGCAGCGCGAGGAGATCGCGATCGACTGCCCGAAGTGCGGCGGGAGCGGCTCTCTTCCGCAGTACGAGAGCGTCGAGGGCGGCGTCTGCTTCGGGTGCAAGGGGCAGGGCAAGGTGTGGCGCTCCGGACCGGCGACGACCAAGCAGAGCGCGCCTGCAGCTGCAGACCCGCGCCGCCGCGTCGAGATGAGCAAGGCGAGCGCCGAGGGCGACGGGATGCGCCTCGAGCCGTTCTACCTACGCTTCGTCGACGTCGCGGAGGGAGACAACCTCCTCGCCGGCGTCCGCGTCGAGTACCGGACCGAGGAGCAGATCAAGGGCCCGCCCGAGCAGCCAGGAGACAAGCTCGAGGCCGTCAAGGCGAAGGTGTTGAAGCTGATCCTGGAGGAGACGCGTGCGGGCCGCCCGATCGCTGGCAAGGTCGTGCTCGCGGAGAAGCTCGGGGGGCGCCGCGCCAACGTGTCGGCCGCCGTCGACGAGCTCATCGCGGAAGGCATCATCCTGGACAAGCCAGAGAAGTCCGGCAGGGGCCCGGGCAAGTCGCGCCTGTGGGCGTACGTGGGGAGCGACGGCGCGGAACCTGGCGAGCGCCGCCAGCCGCCCACCGATGCGCCGACGATCGGCGATCCCTCCGACGTCTGA
- a CDS encoding sigma 54-interacting transcriptional regulator, whose protein sequence is MTSRPLFPPRYEPIGALGKGGGGEVWAVRDRLTGKTVALKTLGEEADEPEVLALVREAAALSGVEGLGVPRVLRFGRLPASGRPFMVRELVEGTSLADLLARKGDLARNLAAIADAADQLTRLHRALLLHGDVKPANIIVGEGGRATLVDLGLAAPFRDDGSRPLGLTPRYAAPELFKGDALTVRAEVFALGATLAEALRDSGGDRDPKVVEALQGVVDRATAKDPNARYPSADELANALRRAARLPSGPGEEAGRPGEAGARPDADAGAVVWPIVGLDAPSTRLLAQIMALPAGGGLSIDGPRSSGRSALLRRIAWSLEVGGYAVAWVEAARVADPREALSIELSEHDLGRVTALVDDADRLGDAALERLDEVRKAGGKLVFVLGDPSEGGAGRASGAPRAARGAPADDAPRTARGAPADDAPSPARLGRGFERFEMAPLDEQVARELVQRTIPSLSDAVAAHVVSRAGRWPGRIREIVARIARAPVASTEDVDRLLDAPPTSAVASGPGGAGAEGAALPPAEIHRLLDRGHFDAAAEALGRHVGDGSPAAVPTLTIARARLAMNRGDTARALAELGRVKDQVEASHDHALAAFWSLQMARALVRAGDYGEAERRAGEAVERVGPLKIEAELTGAPRSEVATAAAFGASPEAIVAEAVATRGLAQSFASRHEDAKRTLEHAVRLARLTGEPRILSVALVSLAFALQRDDRLSEAKAVYEEALTAAEQAGDAGTLATTRLNLAALTKLQGDLGAAIRHLEAAVDLGRRSGRVATIRQALLNLANLDLYLGRLARARVSLDALAAQRADLAPQQQAQLLALEAEHAARSGDLEQAERLCLECAEAYEAMGRRIDGVEARLERVLFAVARAGADPRALGEEIDVASERLGTTGAHRALLALARGRVAALARDEWRARSAYDEALDAARAAGQRDWIWRSLEARAQLETERGHLIRARHDREEALITLEEIASKLPRDLREVFWNDARRKEIRAAAMLELMSSRTVPFTQQSAGAQAGAAPPQGEDRLARVLEINREIAGEHDLTRLLAKVTDHAIALLQAERGFIILQRPPRDELQQAAGEGAVDLSIHASRDQAGDDPHARFSSSIAERVISTGESVVTASARDDARMSDYVSVHQLMLQSVACVPIRQRSGQVIGALYLETRLSAAAKFEVELPTLTALADQVAIAIETARLVSENERRARELERANEELRAARAKLEELLGHRTAQLAATRRDLRSARAVIRGHFGYEGLVGTSEAMRRVYALIDRVKDTDIPILITGESGTGKEVVARTIHNASPRAKKPFVGVNCGAIPEHLLESELFGHVRGAFTGADRDRKGLFREVTGGTILLDEIGEMPQKMQAGLLRVLQEKVVRPVGGAREEPVDARVIAATHRDLADMVSRGTFREDLYYRLHVVEVRVPSLRQRIEDIPLLIDYFLGIFAARYGRDRRSVSRAALKRLSAYTWPGNVRQLENVLLNAWVLSDRPELESEDFELPDAAPRSLRGSLDSGAAPPPRAPAGGGAPASAGRAPPSSDPRRLETSLDAHKASERERILVALSSCNWNRVKAAQVVGLPRRTFYRRLKEYGIQ, encoded by the coding sequence GTGACGTCGCGTCCGCTGTTTCCCCCGCGCTATGAGCCGATCGGGGCGCTCGGAAAGGGCGGTGGTGGCGAGGTGTGGGCGGTGCGCGACCGCCTCACCGGCAAGACGGTCGCGCTGAAGACGCTCGGCGAGGAGGCGGACGAGCCGGAGGTGCTCGCGCTCGTCCGCGAGGCGGCGGCGCTGTCGGGCGTCGAGGGCCTCGGCGTGCCGCGCGTGCTCCGCTTCGGCCGGCTGCCGGCGTCAGGGCGGCCGTTCATGGTGCGCGAGCTCGTCGAGGGGACGAGCCTCGCCGATCTGCTCGCGCGCAAGGGCGACCTGGCCAGGAACCTCGCGGCCATCGCCGACGCGGCCGATCAGCTGACGCGCCTGCACCGCGCGCTCCTGCTGCACGGCGACGTGAAGCCCGCGAACATCATCGTCGGCGAGGGCGGCCGCGCGACGCTCGTCGACCTCGGCCTCGCCGCGCCGTTCCGCGACGACGGCTCGCGGCCCCTGGGCCTCACGCCCCGCTACGCCGCGCCGGAGCTCTTCAAGGGCGACGCGCTCACCGTCCGCGCCGAGGTGTTCGCGCTCGGCGCGACGCTCGCCGAGGCCCTCCGCGACAGCGGGGGCGATCGCGATCCGAAGGTCGTCGAGGCGCTCCAGGGGGTCGTCGACCGGGCGACCGCCAAGGACCCGAACGCGCGCTACCCGAGCGCGGACGAGCTCGCGAACGCGCTCCGGCGCGCGGCGCGGCTCCCCTCCGGGCCGGGCGAGGAGGCCGGGAGGCCGGGCGAGGCGGGGGCGAGGCCCGACGCGGACGCGGGCGCCGTGGTCTGGCCCATCGTCGGGCTGGACGCGCCCTCCACGCGGCTGCTCGCGCAGATCATGGCGCTGCCCGCGGGCGGCGGGCTCTCGATCGACGGCCCGCGCTCTTCCGGGCGGAGCGCGCTGCTCCGGCGCATCGCGTGGTCGCTCGAGGTGGGCGGGTACGCCGTCGCGTGGGTCGAGGCGGCCCGCGTGGCAGACCCGCGCGAGGCGCTCTCGATCGAGCTGTCGGAGCACGATCTCGGCCGGGTGACGGCGCTCGTCGACGACGCCGACCGGCTCGGCGACGCGGCGCTCGAGCGCCTCGACGAGGTGCGGAAGGCCGGCGGCAAGCTCGTGTTCGTGCTCGGGGATCCATCGGAGGGCGGCGCGGGCCGGGCGTCAGGCGCGCCGCGCGCGGCGCGCGGCGCGCCCGCTGACGACGCGCCGCGTACCGCGCGCGGCGCGCCCGCTGACGACGCGCCTTCCCCCGCGCGCCTGGGCCGCGGGTTCGAGCGCTTCGAGATGGCGCCGCTCGACGAGCAGGTCGCCCGCGAGCTCGTGCAGCGCACCATCCCGTCGCTGAGCGACGCGGTGGCGGCGCACGTCGTCTCCCGCGCGGGGCGGTGGCCCGGGCGCATCCGCGAGATCGTCGCGCGCATCGCGCGCGCGCCCGTCGCGTCGACCGAGGACGTCGATCGGCTGCTCGACGCGCCCCCGACGAGCGCGGTGGCGTCCGGGCCGGGCGGCGCGGGCGCCGAGGGGGCGGCGCTGCCGCCGGCGGAGATCCACCGGCTGCTCGACCGCGGCCACTTCGACGCGGCCGCAGAGGCGCTCGGGCGGCACGTGGGCGACGGCTCGCCCGCCGCGGTGCCCACCTTGACCATCGCACGCGCGCGGCTCGCCATGAACCGCGGCGACACGGCGAGGGCGCTCGCCGAGCTCGGGCGCGTGAAGGACCAGGTCGAGGCCTCGCACGATCACGCGCTCGCGGCGTTCTGGTCGCTGCAGATGGCCCGCGCGCTCGTGCGCGCCGGCGACTACGGCGAGGCGGAGCGCCGCGCCGGCGAGGCCGTGGAGCGCGTGGGCCCGCTCAAGATCGAGGCGGAGCTCACCGGCGCGCCGCGCTCCGAGGTCGCGACGGCCGCCGCGTTCGGCGCCTCGCCCGAGGCGATTGTCGCCGAGGCGGTGGCGACGCGCGGGCTCGCGCAGAGCTTCGCCTCGCGGCACGAGGACGCGAAGCGCACGCTGGAGCACGCGGTCCGGCTCGCGCGGCTCACGGGAGAGCCGCGCATCCTGTCGGTCGCGCTCGTGTCGCTCGCCTTCGCGCTCCAGCGGGACGACCGCCTCAGCGAGGCGAAGGCGGTCTACGAGGAGGCGCTCACGGCCGCGGAGCAGGCCGGCGACGCGGGCACGCTCGCGACGACCCGCCTGAACCTCGCCGCGCTCACGAAGCTCCAGGGCGACCTCGGCGCGGCCATCCGCCACCTCGAGGCCGCCGTCGATCTGGGCCGGCGCTCCGGCCGCGTCGCGACGATCCGCCAGGCGCTCCTCAACCTCGCGAACCTCGACCTCTACCTCGGGCGGCTCGCGCGGGCCCGGGTGTCGCTCGACGCGCTCGCCGCCCAGCGCGCGGATCTCGCGCCGCAGCAGCAGGCGCAGCTGCTCGCGCTCGAGGCGGAGCACGCGGCGCGCTCGGGCGATCTCGAGCAGGCCGAGCGGCTCTGCCTCGAGTGCGCCGAGGCGTACGAGGCGATGGGCCGGCGCATCGACGGGGTCGAGGCGCGGCTCGAGCGCGTGCTCTTCGCGGTGGCGCGCGCCGGCGCGGATCCGCGCGCCCTCGGCGAGGAGATCGACGTGGCGTCGGAGCGCCTGGGGACGACCGGCGCCCACCGCGCCCTGCTCGCGCTGGCCCGCGGCCGCGTCGCGGCGCTCGCGCGCGACGAGTGGCGGGCCCGGTCGGCGTACGACGAGGCGCTCGACGCGGCGCGCGCCGCGGGCCAGCGCGATTGGATCTGGCGCTCGCTGGAGGCGCGGGCGCAGCTCGAGACGGAGCGGGGGCACCTCATCCGGGCGCGCCACGACCGCGAGGAGGCGCTGATCACGCTGGAGGAGATCGCCTCGAAGCTGCCGCGCGACCTCCGGGAAGTGTTCTGGAACGACGCCCGGCGCAAGGAGATCCGGGCGGCCGCGATGCTCGAGCTGATGAGCAGCCGCACGGTGCCGTTCACCCAGCAGAGCGCGGGCGCGCAGGCCGGCGCGGCGCCCCCGCAGGGCGAGGACCGGCTGGCGCGGGTCCTCGAGATCAACCGCGAGATCGCGGGCGAGCACGATCTCACGCGCCTGCTCGCGAAGGTGACCGATCATGCGATCGCGCTCCTCCAGGCGGAGCGCGGGTTCATCATCCTCCAGCGGCCGCCGCGCGACGAGCTGCAGCAGGCTGCGGGCGAAGGCGCTGTCGATCTCTCGATCCACGCCTCGCGCGACCAGGCGGGGGACGACCCGCACGCGCGCTTCTCCAGCTCGATCGCCGAGCGGGTGATCTCCACGGGCGAGTCGGTCGTGACCGCGAGCGCGCGGGACGACGCGCGCATGAGCGATTACGTCTCGGTGCACCAGCTCATGCTGCAGTCGGTCGCGTGCGTGCCGATCCGGCAGCGGAGCGGGCAGGTGATCGGCGCGCTGTACCTGGAGACCCGGCTGAGCGCGGCGGCGAAGTTCGAGGTGGAGCTCCCGACGCTGACGGCGCTGGCCGATCAGGTCGCGATCGCCATCGAGACGGCGCGGCTCGTGAGCGAGAACGAGCGCCGCGCCCGCGAGCTCGAGCGCGCGAACGAGGAGCTGCGCGCGGCGCGCGCCAAGCTGGAGGAGCTCCTCGGCCACCGCACCGCGCAGCTGGCCGCGACGCGGCGGGATCTGCGCTCGGCGCGCGCGGTGATCCGCGGCCATTTCGGCTACGAGGGCCTTGTCGGCACGAGCGAGGCGATGCGCCGCGTGTACGCGCTCATCGACCGGGTGAAGGACACGGACATCCCGATCCTGATCACGGGCGAGAGCGGGACGGGCAAGGAGGTCGTCGCCAGGACGATCCACAACGCGAGCCCGCGGGCGAAGAAGCCGTTCGTCGGCGTCAACTGCGGCGCGATCCCGGAGCACCTGCTGGAGAGCGAGCTCTTCGGGCACGTCCGCGGCGCGTTCACGGGCGCCGACCGCGACCGGAAGGGGCTCTTCCGGGAGGTGACCGGCGGCACCATCCTGCTCGACGAGATCGGGGAGATGCCGCAGAAGATGCAGGCCGGGCTGCTGCGCGTGCTGCAGGAGAAGGTCGTCCGTCCGGTCGGCGGCGCGCGCGAGGAGCCTGTCGACGCGCGGGTCATCGCGGCGACGCACCGGGACCTCGCCGACATGGTCTCGAGGGGCACGTTCCGCGAGGATCTCTACTACCGGCTGCACGTCGTCGAGGTGCGGGTGCCGTCGCTGCGCCAGCGGATCGAGGACATCCCGCTGCTCATCGACTACTTCCTCGGGATCTTCGCCGCGCGCTACGGCCGCGATCGCCGCAGCGTGTCCCGCGCCGCGCTGAAGCGGCTGTCGGCGTACACCTGGCCCGGGAACGTGCGGCAGCTCGAGAACGTGCTGCTCAACGCGTGGGTCCTGTCGGATCGCCCCGAGCTGGAGAGCGAGGACTTCGAGCTCCCCGACGCGGCGCCTCGGTCGCTGCGGGGCTCGCTCGACAGCGGCGCCGCGCCCCCGCCGCGAGCGCCCGCCGGCGGCGGGGCGCCCGCGAGCGCGGGCCGGGCACCGCCGTCGAGCGATCCGCGCCGCCTCGAGACGTCGCTGGACGCGCACAAGGCGAGCGAGCGGGAGCGGATCCTTGTCGCGCTCTCGAGCTGTAACTGGAACCGGGTGAAGGCGGCGCAGGTCGTGGGCCTGCCGCGCCGGACGTTCTACCGGCGCCTCAAGGAGTACGGTATCCAGTGA
- a CDS encoding alpha/beta fold hydrolase, which produces MILHQAQVEQTVDRDERDRFIKELVVVRVRSTAHESPPASRGIEGARAPGVEDAEPVERDVPLAMIRKRSARLRSTVASVLLIHGYGQNRYIWHLPSRSFSNYLARAGFDVFNLDLRGHGRSRHLGARRPAHVTDFVREDVPAAIEEIRRISGPRPVYLIGHSLGGLVSYATAPTMGDAVGGIVTLGSPYLFTHGSRSLALLGRLMLTVDRRVPLGQGALPLSAWGEPFRFVRAFVESPIFPLPIRGFVPGSMETRVLTQHMSLAMDSGSITVLRNMFLDAAASRKSGHHMGSLFGYAERFEHLDLPLLVIAGTHDDLAPPASVKPAYDFSRSSDKTYRAFPRGHLDIVVGRDAPLTVWPLIEAWLKTRIRRAAARERDRLSA; this is translated from the coding sequence ATGATCCTGCATCAGGCCCAGGTCGAGCAGACGGTCGACCGCGACGAGCGGGACAGGTTCATCAAGGAGCTCGTGGTGGTGCGGGTCCGGAGCACCGCGCACGAGTCCCCGCCGGCGAGCCGTGGGATCGAGGGGGCGCGCGCGCCGGGGGTGGAGGACGCGGAGCCGGTGGAGCGGGACGTGCCGCTGGCGATGATCCGCAAGCGGAGCGCGCGGCTCCGGAGCACGGTGGCGAGCGTGCTGTTGATCCACGGGTACGGCCAGAACCGGTACATCTGGCACCTGCCGTCGCGGAGCTTTTCCAACTACCTGGCGCGCGCGGGCTTCGACGTCTTCAACCTGGACCTGCGGGGGCACGGTCGGTCGCGGCACCTCGGGGCGCGGCGGCCGGCTCACGTGACCGATTTCGTCCGCGAGGACGTGCCGGCGGCGATCGAGGAGATCCGGCGCATCTCGGGCCCGCGGCCCGTGTACCTGATCGGCCACTCGCTCGGCGGGCTCGTCAGCTACGCGACGGCGCCGACGATGGGGGACGCGGTCGGCGGGATCGTCACGCTGGGGAGCCCGTACCTGTTCACGCACGGATCGCGGTCGCTCGCGCTGCTCGGCCGGCTGATGCTGACGGTCGACCGGCGCGTCCCGCTCGGGCAGGGGGCGCTCCCGCTGTCGGCGTGGGGCGAGCCGTTCCGGTTCGTGCGGGCGTTCGTCGAGAGCCCGATCTTTCCGCTGCCGATCCGGGGGTTCGTGCCCGGCTCGATGGAGACGCGGGTGCTCACGCAGCACATGTCGCTGGCGATGGACAGCGGCAGCATCACGGTGCTCCGGAACATGTTCCTCGACGCGGCGGCGTCGCGGAAGAGCGGCCACCACATGGGGAGCCTCTTCGGCTACGCCGAGCGCTTCGAGCACCTCGACCTGCCGCTGCTGGTCATCGCGGGCACGCACGACGACCTCGCGCCGCCGGCGTCGGTGAAGCCGGCCTACGACTTCAGCCGCTCGTCGGACAAGACGTACCGCGCGTTCCCGCGCGGCCACCTCGACATCGTCGTCGGCCGGGACGCGCCGCTCACGGTGTGGCCGCTCATCGAGGCCTGGCTGAAGACGCGCATCCGGCGGGCGGCGGCGAGGGAGCGCGATCGGCTGAGCGCGTAG
- a CDS encoding GNAT family N-acetyltransferase yields MNIELRQLGIERYGEFVHPILTAFGALLNPERMEGTKRLQEFTLRLGAYDGESLVGAAGTFSLTMTTPGGAVPAAGLTAVAVMPTHRRRGILTRLVRRHLDEARAAGQPISALWATEGSIYGRFGYGLASQACSISIERDRSAFRGEASAEGRARLLGEAEALEAFAPVWERARPLVPGMLARSEPWWRGRRLSDNDFIRQGGGQLQRVVIEVDGRAEAYALYCVHHRWDASTIPIGSVRVIEAIGASPLGTRLVWRYLFDIDLAQRIEASLLPPDHPLGMLLVEPRRLRLTASDGLWVRIVDVEAALAARAYGSGEALTLEITDRDCPSNAGRFRLHGGERRATRTTAAPDLRLDITALGSAYLGGVSFRCMADAGQVEELSGGAVERADSLFRAARAPWCPEIF; encoded by the coding sequence ATGAACATCGAGCTCCGGCAGCTGGGCATCGAGCGGTACGGCGAGTTCGTCCATCCGATCCTCACCGCCTTCGGCGCGCTCCTGAACCCCGAGCGCATGGAGGGGACGAAGCGGCTCCAGGAGTTCACCTTGCGCCTCGGCGCGTACGACGGCGAGTCGCTCGTCGGCGCCGCCGGCACGTTCTCGCTCACGATGACCACGCCGGGCGGCGCCGTCCCGGCCGCCGGGCTCACGGCGGTCGCGGTCATGCCGACGCACCGCCGCCGCGGCATCCTCACGCGCCTCGTCCGGCGGCACCTCGACGAGGCGCGGGCCGCGGGGCAGCCGATCTCCGCTCTCTGGGCCACGGAGGGCTCCATCTACGGCCGCTTCGGCTACGGCCTCGCGTCGCAGGCGTGCTCCATCTCGATCGAGCGCGATCGCAGCGCGTTCCGTGGGGAGGCGAGCGCGGAGGGCCGGGCGCGGCTGCTCGGGGAAGCCGAGGCGCTCGAGGCGTTCGCGCCGGTCTGGGAGCGCGCCCGCCCGCTCGTCCCCGGGATGCTGGCGCGCTCGGAGCCGTGGTGGCGGGGCCGGCGGCTGAGCGACAACGACTTCATCCGCCAGGGGGGCGGCCAGCTCCAGCGCGTCGTGATCGAGGTTGACGGGCGCGCCGAGGCCTACGCGCTGTACTGCGTGCATCACCGGTGGGACGCCTCCACGATCCCGATCGGCTCGGTCCGCGTCATCGAGGCGATCGGCGCCTCGCCGCTCGGGACCAGGCTCGTCTGGCGGTACCTCTTCGACATCGATCTGGCGCAGCGGATCGAGGCGAGCCTCCTGCCGCCCGATCATCCCCTCGGTATGCTCCTCGTCGAGCCGCGGCGGCTGCGCCTCACGGCGAGCGACGGGCTGTGGGTGCGCATCGTGGACGTCGAGGCCGCGCTCGCGGCGCGCGCCTACGGCAGCGGCGAAGCGCTCACGCTCGAGATCACCGACCGCGATTGCCCCTCGAACGCGGGCCGGTTCCGGCTGCACGGGGGCGAGCGGCGCGCGACGCGGACCACGGCGGCGCCGGACCTCCGCCTCGACATCACGGCGCTCGGCTCGGCGTACCTCGGCGGCGTCTCCTTCCGTTGCATGGCCGACGCGGGCCAGGTCGAGGAGCTCTCCGGAGGCGCCGTCGAGCGCGCGGACAGCCTGTTCCGCGCCGCGCGCGCCCCGTGGTGCCCCGAGATCTTCTGA
- a CDS encoding J domain-containing protein, with translation MTLPLRGVYAVTPTRRRRFLWAAWWTAEPAREPFRPPDASQGGARTVEEARAQAERAAGRPLVEIEPAWATAWTRILRGEPPWPKPRARREAPPPPPGPSRRAPSRPASARGASPFAVLGLAEAASADEIRQAFRRLALVTHPDRGGDAGEFMRVKWAHDEAMARLTRPRRR, from the coding sequence ATGACGCTCCCGCTCCGCGGTGTCTACGCGGTGACCCCGACCCGCCGCCGCCGCTTCCTGTGGGCCGCATGGTGGACGGCCGAGCCGGCGCGCGAGCCGTTCCGCCCTCCGGACGCGAGCCAGGGCGGCGCGCGGACCGTCGAGGAGGCGCGGGCGCAGGCCGAGCGCGCGGCCGGGCGCCCGCTCGTCGAGATCGAGCCGGCGTGGGCGACGGCCTGGACGCGCATCCTGCGCGGCGAGCCCCCGTGGCCCAAGCCGCGCGCGCGGCGGGAGGCGCCCCCGCCGCCACCCGGGCCGTCGAGGCGCGCGCCGTCGCGGCCTGCGTCCGCGCGCGGCGCGTCGCCGTTCGCGGTGCTCGGACTGGCGGAGGCCGCGAGCGCGGACGAGATCCGCCAGGCGTTCCGCCGGCTCGCGCTCGTCACGCACCCCGATCGCGGCGGCGACGCCGGCGAGTTCATGCGCGTCAAGTGGGCCCACGACGAGGCGATGGCCAGGCTGACGCGGCCCAGGCGCCGGTAG